A stretch of DNA from Candidatus Binatia bacterium:
CCCACTGCTCTCAGAGATTTCTCCGGCCCCTTCCCACAACGCCGCAAAACCCCGCGCATTCGGAATCCAGGGAAGCCGCACCTCGGTAGTTCCAACCGCCGACCAGCGCAATGCCAGAGGTTCGAGCGGCCCGTTGATCTTCGCTCGGAGCCAAGTCTTCCCCATCGCTCCTGCCGGCACATGAATGCCAACCCAAGCCAAGACGTTGGCAACGCCGGAACTCCTTCCCCGTGCTTCCAAAGACAGGGTTGCCGGACGATTCAGGTGCAACTCCACTTCCCCGGCTACCCGCACCCATGGGTGCACGAGCTCGACTGGGGCGAAGCGCAACAGCGCGCCGCGGCGCCGGAAGCGCGTGCGCAGCGTTGCCTGGCTGATTTTCTCCCACGCGCCACCTTGAAGGCGCAACACCAGGTCCACCTCCGGGTCCAGTAAGCTTCCGTATAACGAACCCACAGCACGCAGCGGACCGTGGATATCGGGTACATCGTCCGCAAACAGCCGCACAACCCGTGCATCGAGGTCCCCAGCGACTCGCAAGGAGCCGTCGTTCCGCACCCATGCGCTCACGCGAGTCTCTGGGCCAACTAGTTGCGCGGCTCGCACGCGCACTCCCTCCGTTTCGCTCCAGAAGCCGGCAGCCGACAGATACCGCAGCTCGAGCATGCCGGAGGCACGTTGCCAAACGGTATCTCGTAGAGCGACACGCCATTGCAGAAGCGATGTCTGGCGCGCGGCGAACTGAGCCTCGGCCTCCACGGTGCCTACGGCCCAAGTTGCTTCCCCATGACCGTATGGAAAACGGAGGCGCAGTTCGTCACCCCGAAGACCCACGGTAATACGGGAGAGGAGGGTGGCAAACCACCACGGCGACTTTGTCGGCTCACCGCTTGATTCTCGACCGTTCTCGACGGGCTGGAAGCGTACGGCGTCAGCGACGAGTCCCTTCGCCGCCACCAACAAATGGAGGCGTCCGGACCGGAGCGATCGCCACCACGCGATGCGCGCCTGCGCGGATTCCACGGTCAAAAGGTCTCCGCACTTTGCCCCGTGCAACGCAATCGTTGCGGAGGCACGCACACGGAGGCTTGCGATCTCGCACGGCCGCCCCGTGAGCTTGTGTCCCTGTTCCAGAAGGGCTGCGCGAAGGCGCTCGGCAGCAAGCCCGCGAGCGAACCAAACCGCGACGAGCACGCACACCACGCCCAATGCGAGAGCGACCAGCAGCGCCTGGGTTACGCGTCCGAAAATGCTCGAGCGCCCTTTGTGCATATGCCGCCACCAATCCACGCAACAGCCAACGTGGCTCTATAGCCGCGAGGTAGAATAAGAGCTGGAGCGCTGCTAGCCAAGCGAGCCACATCCCTATGCGCACTCGTTACATCTTCGCGACCTGGGTCGTGGTTTTGTTTGCCGCCATTGCTCCTTCTTGGGTGCGTGCTCTTTCCAGTGTTCCCGAAAGTTTTTCCGAAGTCGCAAAAACGGCTCGTCCCGTGGTCGTCAATATCTTTTCCACTCGCGTGGTGCGCGTACCCGGGTCGACCGGCGACCCGGTGGAGGATTTTTTCCGGCAGTTTTTCGGGCCCGGGTTGCCGTATCGCGCGCAGCGGCAGCAAAGTCTCGGCTCGGGCTTCATCATTTCCAGCGACGGCTACATCGTAACCAACGCGCACGTGGTCGCGCTGGCGCAGCAAATCCGCGTGCGTTTGGCGACGCGGGAAGAATACGATGCGAAAGTTGTCGGTATGGACCAAAAAACCGACATCGCTTTACTGAAGATCCGCCCCAAGTCGCCCCTGCCCGCAGCCAAACTCGGCGACTCCGATGCCCTCGAAGTCGGCGACTGGGTCCTCGCCGTGGGCAACCCGTTTGGCCTAGCTTCCACGGTCACGGCGGGCATTGTCAGCGCCAAGGATCGGGTGATTGGCGCGGGACCGTATGACGATTTCATCCAGACCGATGCTTCCATCAATCCCGGGAACTCTGGAGGGCCACTCCTCAACTTGCGTGGTGAAGTCGTGGGTATCAACTCTGCGATCTTCAGTCGGTCGGGTGGCAGCATCGGCATTGGTTTTGCGATCCCAATCAACCTAGCCAAGAAAGTGGTGGCCGAACTCCGGGAGCATGGTCGAGTCATCCGAGGGTGGCTTGGCGTTTCGATCCAAGACGTGACCGGGGAGATGGTCGAATCGTTCGGACTGGATCGCCCGCGTGGAGCACTAGTGGTGGAGGTCGAGCCGGGTAGCCCGGCGGACCGCGCAGGTATCCGTCGCGGCGACGTGATCATTGAGTTCAACGGCGCTCCAATCGAGGAAAGTCGGCAACTGTCGGCTCGCATCGCCGAGTTGCCGGTCGGACGCACGGTTTCGCTGGTGTTGATCCGCGACGGTAAGGAGCGAAGGCTGACGGTGACCATTGCGGAATCGCCCGAGGAGGCTCAGTTCGGTGTCGAGAGTCGTTCGGCAGCACGCTCTTGGGGTTTGGTGCTGACTGACCTTACGCCGCAGTTGGCTGCTCGTTTTCGCGTGCCCCGAGGCGTGCGCGGGGCAATGATCCGGGAAATCATTCCCGGTAGCCCGGCAGACCGCAGTGGCTTGCAGCCTGGTGATGTCATTCGCCAGGTAGACCGGACGCCCGTGACTTCTGCACAAGCGTGCGAGCGCGCGCTGGCGCAAGCCGGCGACTCTGTATTGCTACTGGTGCAGAGAGGCCAAGCAAGCGGCTACGAACTGCTGGAGCGGGGCGAGGAGGAACCGTAGTTAAGGGTGGGCCCTCTAATGGTCGCGCGGGATGTTGGACCCGCGTTTCTCGGGCGGCACACGCACCGCGAACCACAAGCCCGTAGCGATCAGATACGCTGCGGCCATCGAAACCAACGGCGGTGCCCAGGATCCCAGGGCATCCCGACTCCAACCGACAACTACCGAGTTAAGGGCACCGCCCAAGTTGCCGAACGTATTCATCGCACCCGTGACACTTCCCGCGTGTCGGCCACCGAGTGACGAGCACACCGCCCAAGCCGGAGCGACACTCAGCGCGGCCAAGCCGGCTGCCGAACTCAAGAAGAGAGTCGCCGCCCATGGTCCATCTGCGCTCAGCCCCATCACCATGGCGAGAGACGCGGCGGGTAGTCCGCCAAGAGCTGGCAGGCGGCGTCCCACCTGCTCGCCCCAGCGCCGCACCGCGGCGTCGCTCGCCCAGCCGCCGGCAGCAACTCCGGCAGCAATCGCCAACAACGGCAAGGCCGAGAGGTAGCCGGCCTGGACTAACGGAAAGTGCCGCTCGTCCATCAAGTACGTCGGCAGCCAAGTGAGGAAGAAGTACCAGCCATAAATAACGAGAAAGTACATCCCACAAAGTGCGACTACGCTGGGATCCCGCAGCGCTGCCCACACAAACTTGTGTTCGCCGGTATCGGTTCGAGCACCGATGTATCTCAGTTCGGCCGAGTTCACTTTTGGGTGGTCCTCGGGCCGTTCATAAAAAAGCCGGAGCCACAGCCCGACCCAGAGGATGCCGACTGCCCCAAACACAACGAACGACCAGCGCCAACTCATGAATTGCAGCATTCCCGCAACCAGCGGTTGGCTGAGAGCCCCGGCAACAGCGCCGGCCATTACGGTCAGGCCAAAGGCCCGCCCCGATTCCGTGGGTGGCAACCACATCCGAAAAGCCCTTGCCAGTGTCGGCAAAAGGCCGGCTTCTCCCATCCCAAAAAGAAATCGTACGGCGAGGAGCGAGCCAAAACCCGTGGCCGCACCAGTGAGAATGGTCATTGCCGACCACCACACCACGATGCGCGCCAACATCAAACGGGCACCAAAGCGATCGGCCAGCCAGCCGCCCGGAACTTCGAAGAGAGCGTACGCCAGAGTGAAGGCGCTAAAAACGTAGCCGAGTTGCGTGTCGGTCAGGTGGATCTCCTCGCGCATCTTCGGCGCGGCCACTGCGATGCAAACGCGATCCAGGTATGCCACGGCCATGACCGACAAACCCAGCGCCACGACCATGTGCCGCACTCGGCTGGGATAGACAGCATGCGACGGAGCCGGACTCATGAGGCACGCCCTTACCAGGGTTGAACCCTGGCGCAACAGCACAGGCTCCGAACCGTGCACTGGGTTGGGCTAGGTACGACCTGTGCTGCGGCAGCTCGGGCAGCGCGCTGCGACGCAACCGGCTCGCGCGCCGGGAAGGGAGCAATCGCGTGTCGGCTTGCGGCAGCCCGGTTCGAGTCGCCGCAGGCACCCGAAACCGAGCGTACCCGGAGCTCCAGCGGCCCAACTTGCCCGAGCGGGAAAGTACAGCCGTGCCACGGTACCGGTCGCGTAGCCTCCCCGGGAGCCGGAAAGGAACGCGGTTGCCAGCGCCTACTGCGAGCGACTTGCGTTCGACTGCGCGGCGGCCAAAACCTTGCGGAGTTCGCGCCGAGTCCGTTCGTCGAGAATTCCGTCGTCCCGCAACCCGCGAGAGCGCTGAAAAGCCTGGATCGCGTTGACCGTGATTGCGTCGAGTTTGCCGTTCACTTCCCCGAGGTATTCCTTCACCTCGCGAAGCGCCGCTTGCGCCTCGCGCACCTCTTCTTCCGTCGCGGGCTGGGACAGTGCACGCGCTTGGATATCCGGAATGGATTCCTTGATCTTCTCCGCTGCTTGGCGCGCGCGCGCTTCCGTGTCCGTCTGGCATCCGACACTAAGAACCAGTGCAAACCCAAGGACGATTCGCCGGCCGAGCCACGCAGCCATCGTCAGCCTCTCCGTACCGTGTGCATTCTCGTTATCCCACAATTTTATTCAGCGGGTACTCGATGATGCCCGTGGCGCCTTCGGCAATCAATCGAGGAATGAGTTCGCGCACCTCAGCCTCGGGAATCACGCTCTCCACGGCAAACCACTCCCGCCCCTCCAGGTTCCCGCTGGGATAGAGCGGTGAAACCGTAGGCGCAGTCAGGCTGGGTATCAGTGCGACCACTCGTTGCAGGCAATCTTTGGGGACGTTCATTTTGATGCCTACCTTGCCTTCGGCTTCTAACGCGCCTTGCAGGAGCATGGCGATCTGCTGGATCTTGGCCCGCTTCCAGGGGTCGGACCAGGCCGATTCGTTTGCAATCAACTGTGGGTTCGACTGAAAGAGCTCACACACGATGCGCAGTCGGTTCGCGCGGATCGTGCTGCCCGTTTCAGTGACTTCCACAATGGCGTCCACTAAACCGTCCGCCGCCTTTGCCTCCGTCGCCCCCCACGAAAACTCCACCTCCACGGGAATGTTTCTCTCCGCAAAAAAGCGGCGGGTGAAGTTGACGAGCTCCGTGGCCACACGCTTGCCACGGAGGTCCTCGGGCTTTTGCACCGGCGAATCTTCCGGCACCACAAGCACCCAGCGGGTGGGGCGAAAGCTCGACTTAGAGTAAATCAAGTTGCAAACCGTGCGCACTTGGGCGTCGTTCTCGCGGATCCAATCAATGCCGGTAATGCCCGCGTCGAGGGTGCCGTCCTGAACGTAACGGGCCATCTCCTGCGCCCGCACCAGAGAACAGCGAATAGTGGCATCATCAATGGTCGGGAAATAACTCCGCTCCGAAATGGAAATCTTCCAGCCGGCACGGCGGAAAAGCTCCACAGTTGCGTCTTGGAGGCTCCCTTTGGGGATCCCGAGCTTCAGCCGTTGCGCGTTCGTGTCCGCCATTGCTGCCTCGCGAATCGATTACTCCTGCGGGCGGCCGTAAACCACCTTTGGATCCACCACGCGTTCTTGCACCACTCGCCACTCCTCGCCGGTGCGCTGGCGGAAGAAACAACTGCGGTATCCCTCGTGACACGCTGCTCCCCCACGTTGGTGCACTTTGAGCAGCACGGCATCCGCATCGCAGTCGAGCAAAATTTCCTTCACTTCCTGTACATGACCCGAGGTTTCGCCCTTGAGCCACAACTCATTGCGAGAAGTGCTCCAGTAACAGGCCTTGCCCGTGGCCAGGGTTTTTTCCCAAGCAGCCCGGTTCATGTACGCCACCATCAGAACCTCGCCGCTTTCGGCATCCTGCGCGATGGCGACGACGAGCCCCCCGCGCTTTTCGAAATCCGGCTCGAGTTTCATGAGTCGCACGCTGTTAACACAGCGCCCTCGTGCCGGCAATGCGAACGCGCCGCTGCGCCGCGGCCGCGCTTGCCGCACCCGTGCATGGGGCTATGGTGGCGGCACCGCGTGAGGGAATTCACATGAGGCTTGAAGACATTGCTCGAAGGTTGGAGTGCGAGTTACGCGGTCCCGGAGACGTGGATATTCGCCGCATCATGCCGATCCACGAGGCCGAGCCTGGAGACCTGACCTTTTTGGCCAACCCCAGGTACCGACGCCATCTCGAAACAACCAAAGCCTCTGCAATCATCCTCGGGATGGAGGAGCCCGAGGTGTCGCTACCGTCCCTGCGGGCAAAGGATCCTTATGACGCATTTGCGCGCGCCGTCGACTTGTTCTTCATCCCTCCACCGCAGTGGGAGGGGATCCATCCGACTGCGGTCATTCATCCATCGGCCACAATCGGACCGGACGCCAACATTGGCCCGTATTGCGTCATTGGTCCCGGCGTTGTCCTCGGCGCTCGCGCCCGACTCGAAGCCCACGTCGTTTTGTACCCCGAGGTTCGCATTGGCGACGACTTTCATGCCCATGCGCACGCAGTCGTTCGCGAGCGGGTCATCATCGGCCACCGAGTCGTGTTGCAACCGGGCTGCGTGCTCGGCGGCGATGGCTTCGGCTTTGTGTTGTCGAAAGATGGCACGGCGCGCCGCATCACCCAGGCGGGAACCGTGATCGTGGGGGATGATGTGGAGGTGGGTGCAAACACCACCGTAGACCGGGCGGCCATTGGGGCTACCCGCATCGAGCAAGGGGCAAAGATCGACAACCTCGTGATGGTGGCCCATGGGTGCACCGTGGGTGCAGGAAGTGCGATTGCGGCGCAAACCGGGCTGTCCGGCAGCACGCGAGTGGGCCGTTACGTGCGCTTGGGTGGGCAGGTGGGCTGTGCCGGTCATCTCACCGTCGGTGATGGCGCCCAGGTGGCAGCACAATCCGGCGTCCACAATGATGTGCCCGCAGGCGCTGTTTTCGGGGGAACGCCCGCCGTGGACATTCGGCGCTGGCGGCGCGAGTACGCTGCTCTGCAGCGCTTGCCGGAAGCTTTGCAGCGGCTCCGCAAGATCGAGCGGCAATTGAAAAGCCTGGGAGTTCCCCTGCGTGCCGAAAGAGAGGAGGACCGGTCGTGATGGAAGTCGTGCCGATTCCGCAACTGCGCGACAACTATGCCTATCTCGTCATCGATCCAAAAACCAAGAAGGCTGCCGTGGTGGATTGCGCCGAGGCTTTACCGGTGCAACGCGAGATCGAGCGGCGTGGAGTGGAGCTTGTGGCTCTGCTCCCGACCCATCATCACTACGATCACGTCGGCGGCCATGACCAGTTGCTGCGGGCATATCCGGTGGAAGTCTTGGCGTACGCCGGTCAACGGGATCGCATTCCAGGATGCACCCGCGAGGTGCGGGAGGGAGACAAGATCCACATTGGCGAGCTGACCGCCGAGGTTATTTTTATCCCAGCGCACACGACTGGCCACGTCGCGTACTATTTCCCGGAAGAACGCGTGGTGTTCACCGGCGACACGTTGTTCGTCGCGGGCTGTGGTCGCTTGTTCGAGGGGGACGCCGCCATGATGATGGCGTCGCTGGCGAAACTGGCCAGCCTTCCGGACGACACGAGGGTGTACTGTGGCCACGAGTATACGCTCAAAAATCTCGAATTTGCGTTGGAGCTCGAACCCAACAACGCAGCTCTGCGCGCAAAGTACGAGCGGGTTCGTGCGTTACGACAACGGGGAGTGCCTACGGTGCCGAGCACAATCGGCGAGGAAAAGGCCACCAATCCGTTTCTCCGATGGAACAGTTCGGAACTCCAGGGATCCGTACGCCGGATCGATCCGCGCGTGCCGCCCGATCCGGTGGCAATTTTCGCCAAGGTCCGAGAACTCAAGGACGCATACTGAGATGCGCACCCCACCAGTGCAACCCGCCAGCAGCGAGTTGCAAGGGGAAACCCAGGCTTTTAGGTAGACCCGATACTGTATGAGCCCCGAGCCAACACGATACGATGAACTCGAAGCCATTATCGATGCCGTGACGGCAAGTTACGACGGCAGCCACGAAATCGACAGTCTGGAAACTGCCGCTCTTCCCAACCGCCGTGCGGTCATCGAGGCGCTCCATCACCTCAAACACGCAATTTTCATGGGCTTTTATAGCACCCGGCCACTGACTCAGGGCAACTTGCGCTACGCTATCAGCGAGCACCTGCATCCCGCTTATGAAATTCTGGTGGAGCAAATTGGTCGCGCGCAAACGTGGGAGCGCATGTGCTCGCGCGAGACCGTGCCTCGCGACCCCCAGTGGGCGGAAGACGTCGTGTTGCGTCTGTTGCGCAAACTACCTGAGCTGCGCGACCTGCTCAATCTCGACGTGCTTGCGGCCTTCGCCGGCGACCCTGCCGCAAAAAGCGTCGAGGAAGTCGTCTTCAGTTACCCCGCGATCCAAGCGATTACCACACACCGGATTGCCCACGAGCTCTACTTGGAGCAAGTGCCCATGATTCCACGCATTCTGTCGGAATACGCACACAGCGAAACCGGCATTGACATCCACCCCGGAGCCACCATCGGCAAGAGCTTTTTCATTGATCATGGAACCGGCGTGGTGATCGGCGAGACCTGTGTCATCGGCGACAACGTGAAAATTTATCAAGGAGTCACTTTGGGGGCGCTCAGCGTGCCCCGGGATGCCGACGGCGTCTTGCTGCGCAACCGGAAGCGACATCCCACCATCGAGGACAACGTGACCATATATTCGGGTGCGACCATTCTCGGCGGTGACACGGTCATCGGAGAGGGTTCCGTCATCGGCGGAAACCTGTGGATCGTAGAGTCGGTGCCGCCACACAGCCGCCTTACACGCGAAACCCACCCGCAGCACCGCTGACCTGCCTCGGCAGGCATCCGGCGGGCTCCTTCCGCTGCGCGGGGGGTAGCGGTGGAGCTTCTTGCGGGCCGCGCCTCGCCAACCGCACGCAGGCGGCTGACTCTCGAAACGCGGCGCATGCAGCCAAAGCGCTGAGCGGGAAAGAGGCGCTCGGCGGAGTTGTATTTGTAGCCGCACTCCCCGTCGCGCAGGTGCATGGAGTTCGCGGCCTGCCGCACCGTACGTCGGGCTGTCCGGATTTGGCAGTTCCATACGCATATCCCCTACTCTCGTGTCGGCGGCGTAACGGTGGTAGACACGCGCCGTGGGCATCCGACGGATGTGGCTCGTGATGGTGGGAATCATTTCTACGTTTGTGGGTGGGCCGGGTTGTCTTTCGTCCCGCGATGCTCGACTCCACGGAAAAAGGATCCTGCTGGGGCGAGCGGATTCGGCCTTCGTGCAGAAAGAACTGCGCCAGGAGGCCAGCCGCCTACGCGGGACCCAGCCCATCGAGGCGCGCGAGCTTTGCTCCCTGCCCAACGTGGGTGTGCAGCTCGTGCGCATTGTCGGCGCAGAGAAGCCGCATCGCCATCCCGATCACGATCTCGTGGTTTTCCTTCTCGAAGGTCGAGGTTTGATGCTCCTTGGTCAGGAGACACATGCCATCGAGGCCGGCGATGTCGTGGTCATCGAACGAGGCGCCGAGCATGCGTTCCGCAACGCCAACCACGGCGGCACCGTAGCGATCGTCGTGCGGGTACCGCCGGCGCCGCCGCCGGGCGGTACAGTACATTGATGCGACGGTTGGTTTGGCTAGTTTGGCTGCGCGAGAGAGAGTAACCATGCCGATTCGAATCACGCGTGTGTACACGCGCACGGGAGATCAAGGAGAGACAGCGCTCGTCGGTGGGAAACGCGTCCCGAAAGACACGCCCCGCATCGAAGCGTATGGCACGCTCGACGAGCTCAACGCCGTTTTGGGCATTGCTCGTGCGTTCAACAGCGACACCCCTTCCCTCGCCGCGCGGCAGCGGGTGGAAGATATTCTCAAACAGCTTCAAAACGAGCTGTTCGACTTGGGGGGCGAGCTTGCAACCCCGCCCGAAGCCCAACACGAAGAAATGTTCCGAGTCGGCGAACGGGAGATCAAAGCGCTGGAGAAGACGCTCGACGAGTTGCAAAAGGACCTTGAACCGTTGCGCTCGTTCATCCTCCCTGGAGGAGGAAAGGTAAGCGCGTTTCTGCACCAGGCTCGTACGGTGTGCCGGCGTGCGGAGCGGCTGGTGCTGCGCTTGAGCCGCGAAGAAGAGATTGGTCCGTGGCCACTGCGATATTTGAATCGTCTCAGCGATCTTTTGTTCGTGCTCGCGCGCTGGGTTGCCAAACAAACCGGTGAGCCCGAGTTCTTGTGGGAGCGCGGTTTGCAAAGCCACCGGCGCTCCGGGGCAAAGCTGAGCAAGGGAGGAGAGAAGTGACGCCGCGTCGCACCTACCTCAAGCAAATGCAGTTGGGACCGATGGAGAACTTTGTGTACCTCGTGGGCGATCCTCGCACCCGTAAGGTCGCGCTGGTGGACCCGGCATGGGACATCGATGCGATCGTGAGGACTTTAGAGGAGGAAAACCTCGAGCCCGTCGCGGTGTTGGTGACGCATTTTCACCCGGATCACCTGGGCGGAAATCTGTTCGGCCATCACATTGCCGGCGCAGCCGAGCTGCTGGAGCGAAATTTCCCCCTCAAGGTCTACCTGCACAAAAGCGAGGTGGATTATGCGCAGCGAATTGCCGGGCTTTCGCGCAGTGACGTAGTGCCGACCGAGAGCGGCGACACGTTGGCGGTGGGCGACTTGGAAATTCGCTTTCTCCACACTCCCGGGCATACCCCAGGGTCGCAGTGCTTCCTCGCCGACAAGGCCCTCATTTCCGGAGATACGCTCTTTATCGGGAGCTGCGGCCGTGTAGACCTGCCGGGCAGCGACCCTGCGCAAATGTACGACAGCTTGGTCAACAAGCTGGCCGCGCTTCCGGACGACACCGTGCTTTACCCCGGCCACAATTACGCCAGCGAGCGAAGCTCGACGATTGGGAAGGAAAAGCGGACAAACCTGTATCTCCGTTTCCATCGCTTGGACGACTTCCTGCGCTTCATGGGGTACGCATGAGTGGCTCGGTCGCGCTGTTCGTTTACGGAACTTTGCGCGATCCCGCTCTGGTGCAAGAGCTGACCGGAAAATCGTTTCTGACCGAGGAAGCTTGGTTGCTCGATTACCGGCGGTACGCATGGCGCCACACCTACCCATTCGTTCGCCCTTCTCCGGGAAGTCGAGTGCGTGGAAAGATTTTGAAGGACGTAGATGCTCGCTCCCTGGCGGCGCTCGATCGTTACGAATGTGTGGGAACATTGTACGACCGCGTCTTGGCCCAGGCAGAAACGCGCTCAGGTATAGTCCAGGTGTTCGTTTACGTCGCTCGCCCCGGAATTCTGCCCGTGCGCAACGAGCCGGCATCGAACCGTTCTTGACTTGACGCACTGGCTTCGCTCACGTGGGCAGCCCGCCATGGATGGTGACCCTGCATCTTCGCTGACTGTAACCGTGGCCGCCGGCCGACAGGCCGCGACGAGCCGCCCGGAATTGCTGCGTATCATTTGGACCCTTGCCTGGCCGGTCATTGTTACCCTGCTGCTCGAGTCTCTAGTCGGCCTTGTGGACACGCTCATGGTGGGCCGCCTCGGTGCCAACGCTGTGGCGGCTGTGGGCGTCGGCGCCCAAATCCTCAATAGCGTGAGCATCGCCATGACAGCCGTAGGAACCGGGACCCTGGCATTGGTCGCCCGAGCTGTGGGGGCGGGCCAGCGCGACCTCGCGGAACGTGTGGTCGCCCAATCGCTGTTGGCAGCCTTCGTACTCTCGTGCCTCTGCATCCTACCAGTGATGATTTTCGCACGAGAGATCGTGGGATGGTTCGGGGTGCAACCGGAGGTGCGCGAGTTGGGGGCATGGTTCACGCGGCTCGTCATGTTGTCCATTCCACAATCCGCCGCCCTCTTCGTGATCGGATCGGCACTGCGTGCTGCCGGCGATACGCGCACGCCCCTTTGGATCGGCGCACTCGTCAATATTATCAACGTGATCGGCAATTACGTGCTCATTTTCGGGGTCCTGGGATTCCCAGCCCTCGGCGTGCGCGGCTCGGCATTGGCCACGGTCGTCGCCTTTAGCGTGGGTATGGTGTTCGGCCTGGGGCTCCTGTTTCGCGGGCGTCTGACGTTGCGGCTCGAGGCCGATCACTTTCGGCCGCACATTGCACTTATCCTCCGCGTGCTGCGCATTGGCTACCCGGCGGCCGCGGAACAACTCCTCATGCAGGTCGGATTTTTCATCTATCTCGTATTCGCCGCCGGGTACGGCACGAGCGCGGTTGCGGCTTACTTCATCGGGGTGAGAATCCTCGCCCTCTCGTTCCTGCCTGGATACGGCTTCGCCGCCGCCGCAGCCGCACTGGTCGGACAAAACCTGGGAGCCAAACAGCCACAGATGGCACGCCGCTCGGGATGGGAGTCCAATCGAATGGCGGTTTACCTCATGTCCGCTTGCGGGATACTCATTGTCGCCCTGGCTCGCCCGATCGC
This window harbors:
- a CDS encoding MATE family efflux transporter; translation: MDGDPASSLTVTVAAGRQAATSRPELLRIIWTLAWPVIVTLLLESLVGLVDTLMVGRLGANAVAAVGVGAQILNSVSIAMTAVGTGTLALVARAVGAGQRDLAERVVAQSLLAAFVLSCLCILPVMIFAREIVGWFGVQPEVRELGAWFTRLVMLSIPQSAALFVIGSALRAAGDTRTPLWIGALVNIINVIGNYVLIFGVLGFPALGVRGSALATVVAFSVGMVFGLGLLFRGRLTLRLEADHFRPHIALILRVLRIGYPAAAEQLLMQVGFFIYLVFAAGYGTSAVAAYFIGVRILALSFLPGYGFAAAAAALVGQNLGAKQPQMARRSGWESNRMAVYLMSACGILIVALARPIASAFVDDPEVIRDTVLFIWALGVSQPFMAIDFTLGGALRGAGDTRFPLLTVFVGFYGCRLGCAYMVSHVMHWDLQWLWFSLVGDYIARAVLKAWRFRSERWQQVVV